The proteins below come from a single Papaver somniferum cultivar HN1 chromosome 11, ASM357369v1, whole genome shotgun sequence genomic window:
- the LOC113325091 gene encoding serpin-ZX-like produces MDLKQNVNPLSSKTHGSSRKEIVRKSVNSCMKLAKDLWLSESKNDNLVFSPFTMGTALGLLAFGASGETLKQLLEFLNCESLDTLNSSHSQLIEMLRKSQAGPKGPKLSFVGGCWVSSSLKPSFQEVVHAVYKAEAETVDFENKSGEVLKKVNTWASKETNGLIQNILPDDAINKYTKSIFADALYFK; encoded by the exons ATGGATCTGAAACAAAATGTAAACCCTCTTTCATCCAAGACTCATGGATCATCCAGAAAAGAAATCGTAAGAAAAAGCGTCAATTCATGCATGAAACTTGCTAAAGACTTGTGGTTAAGCGAATCCAAGAATGACAATCTTGTATTCTCTCCGTTCACGATGGGCACTGCTCTTGGGTTATTAGCTTTTGGAGCAAGTGGTGAAACCTTAAAACAGTTACTAGAGTTCCTCAATTGTGAAAGCCTCGACACTCTAAATTCTAGTCATTCTCAGCTTATTGAGATGTTGCGCAAATCACAAGCAGGACCTAAAGGTCCTAAACTGTCTTTCGTTGGCGGTTGTTGGGTCAGCTCCTCACTTAAACCTTCTTTCCAAGAAGTTGTACATGCAGTTTACAAAGCCGAAGCAGAGACCGTGGATTTCGAAAATAAG AGCGGAGAAGTGCTGAAGAAGGTGAACACATGGGCTTCAAAGGAAACTAATGGATTAATTCAGAATATTCTACCTGATGATGCAATCAATAAATATACCAAGTCTATATTTGCGGATGCACTCTATTTCAAATGA
- the LOC113325090 gene encoding serpin-ZXA-like — MYIILPEQRDGLIELIEFVSSDPVSFVDQYLRVYHRLVPTGGEFKIPKFKICFDFEAKSALEEGGLILPFDESKAELTEMLNVDSDGDHKLHVSKVFHKCFVEIDETGTEADSLADLADDYMCPPSPPPPEDFVADHPFMFIIREEQSGAVLFMGHVLNPSLSD; from the coding sequence ATGTACATAATTCTACCTGAGCAACGGGATGGGCTCATCGAACTTATAGAATTTGTGAGCTCTGATCCAGTTTCTTTCGTGGATCAGTATCTCCGAGTCTATCATAGATTGGTGCCAACAGGAGGAGAATTCAAGATTCCAaagttcaaaatttgttttgattttgaagcaAAAAGTGCTTTAGAGGAAGGAGGATTAATTTTGCCTTTTGATGAATCCAAGGCAGAGCTGACTGAGATGTTGAATGTTGATAGTGATGGTGACCATAAGCTTCATGTCTCAAAGGTTTTTCACAAGTGTTTCGTTGAAATTGACGAAACTGGAACGGAAGCTGATAGTCTTGCAGACTTGGCGGACGATTACATGTGCCCTCCTTCTCCGCCTCCTCCTGAAGATTTTGTGGCGGATCATCCGTTCATGTTCATAATTAGAGAGGAGCAAAGTGGTGCAGTTTTGTTCATGGGACATGTCCTTAATCCTTCTTTATCAGACTAG